From Carassius gibelio isolate Cgi1373 ecotype wild population from Czech Republic chromosome B21, carGib1.2-hapl.c, whole genome shotgun sequence, the proteins below share one genomic window:
- the timd4 gene encoding T-cell immunoglobulin and mucin domain-containing protein 4 yields the protein MAAPPWLSVLRWILLLTISAHGSSVLAFLVTEGSTVILPCHYSVKHHGLSHVCWGRDCGTFWCHDIIVQTDEYGVISKVSDRYKLIGDVLSGQMDLGIQKIQKSDSGPYCCRVDIEGFFNDKKVSYTLRVMKAPTTAPPTTTTPIITEPLETQTVSSLSDQSRGADSSFSDISWQNVTHVHSVAMMEEPISRITLQINIPVLSLSLSLLLLLLGALAFLTFKRGFYGKAFDSGCFSKEPRHIIYEIRTRRPVEENIYTLE from the exons ATGGCTGCTCCTCCCTGGTTATCAGTACTACGCTGGATCCTCCTCCTTACCATTTCAG CTCATGGGTCCTCCGTGTTGGCGTTTCTCGTGACGGAGGGCAGCACAGTGATTTTGCCGTGCCATTACTCAGTGAAGCACCACGGCTTGAGCCACGTCTGCTGGGGACGGGACTGTGGAACGTTCTGGTGCCACGACATCATCGTACAAACAGATGAGTATGGAGTCATCTCTAAAGTCTCCGACAGGTACAAGCTCATCGGAGACGTTCTGTCGGGACAAATGGACCTGGGAATCCAAAAAATACAGAAGTCAGACAGCGGGCCGTACTGCTGTAGAGTGGACATAGAAGGGTTTTTCAATGATAAGAAGGTGTCCTACACATTGAGGGTCATGAAAG ctCCAACAACTGCACCTCCAACAACCACGACCCCCATTATTACAGAGCCACTGGAGACACAGACAG TGTCTTCACTGTCAGATCAGTCCAGAGGAGCAGACTCATCATTCTCTGACATTTCCTGGCAGAATGTCACCCATGTGCATTCTGTGGCTATG ATGGAGGAGCCGATCTCTAGGATCACGCTACAGATAAACATCCCggttctgtctctgtctctcagtctgctcctgctcctcttggGAGCACTGGCCTTTTTAACCTTCAAAC GTGGCTTTTATGGGAAGGCCTTTGACAGTGGGTG TTTCTCAAAGGAGCCCCGACACATTATTTATGAAATACGCACAAGAAGACCAGTGGAGGAGAACATCTACACCCTGGAATAG
- the LOC127986384 gene encoding LOW QUALITY PROTEIN: protein FAM53C-like (The sequence of the model RefSeq protein was modified relative to this genomic sequence to represent the inferred CDS: deleted 1 base in 1 codon): MPESSYWQLCPPSKASLQGVLSSSFPPGPVPLGPPESHLPEGDALNRPLAPSTSVTDLSFPGPPPPPPPPPKRHCRSLSVPEDLSRCRYTWRPSASKVWTPVNRRCHSGGGAGGPCPLRAPSSSLNSSLHSSSSPTFFSLALSPDSPLPWTFPWDPNDSAGGGACCCFFPSPSSCSSSPSPLHPPPPPQRRFSLSPVLIREAAAQFLPPPPVPPQITSHPPAVPPSPSSACSTPSSVRRALPPQLPRCHSQPCDLLLFKPGLKRRRDPDRPFARPVLDFTKMTQTRSTDPLSYMERGRLACGGDVCMGLEPFFGDFRGSCSPAEGLGRTSIGPLSESDEEEEREEEDPEERDGGQTSVFERDCTELDISLIEEN, encoded by the exons ATGCCTG AGAGCAGTTACTGGCAGCTCTGCCCTCCTTCGAAGGCCAGCCTGCAGGGGGTGCTCAGCTCCAGCTTCCCCCCCGGCCCCGTGCCCCTGGGTCCTCCAGAAAGCCACCTGCCGGAGGGGGATGCCCTGAACCGTCCGCTCGCCCCTAGCACCTCTGTGACGGACCTGTCTTTTCCCGGGCCTCCCCCT CCCCCCCCGCCACCCCCCAAACGCCACTGTCGTTCGCTGTCTGTACCAGAGGACCTTTCACGCTGCCGGTACACCTGGCGGCCAAGCGCCTCCAAGGTCTGGACACCAGTGAACCGCCGATGCCACAGTGGAGGGGGTGCGGGGGGGCCGTGTCCACTGCGTGCCCCCAGCTCCTCGCTCAACTCCTCGCTGCATTCTTCTTCCAGCCCCACCTTTTTCAGTCTGGCCCTTTCCCCAGATTCCCCGCTGCCGTGGACTTTCCCCTGGGACCCAAATGACAGTGCCGGAGGCGGTGCCTGCTGCTGCTTCTTCCCCTCGCCATCCTCATGCTCCTCCTCTCCCTCGCCGCTCCACCCACCGCCTCCTCCGCAGAGGCGCTTCTCCCTCTCTCCTGTGCTCATCCGCGAAGCTGCTGCCCAGTTTTTGCCGCCACCTCCGGTGCCCCCACAAATCACGTCTCACCCTCCGGCGGTGCCGCCCTCGCCCTCGTCCGCCTGCAGCACTCCGTCTTCGGTGCGCCGTGCTCTTCCTCCTCAACTTCCACGGTGCCATTCTCAGCCCTGCGACCTGCTCCTGTTCAAACCTGGCCTAAAGCGCCGCAGGGACCCGGACAGACCATTCGCACGGCCTGTGCTAGATTTTACCAAAATGACACAG ACTCGAAGCACAGACCCTCTCAGTTACATGGAACGTGGCAGACTGGCCTGTGGCGGGGACGTCTGTATGGGCCTTGAGCCTTTTTTTGGAGACTTCAGAGGCTCATGTTCACCTGCTGAAGGCCTGGGTAGGACAAGTATTGGGCCTTTAAGTGAAAGTgacgaggaggaggagagagaggaggaggaccCCGAAGAGCGTGATGGGGGACAAACTAGCGTGTTTGAAAGGGATTGTACTGAACTAGATATCAGCCTCATTGAGGAGAACTGA